From a single Planctellipticum variicoloris genomic region:
- a CDS encoding sugar ABC transporter ATP-binding protein, whose protein sequence is MTNSPSSAEARPLLDCQAITVRYSGVPALQDVDWDVRPGEVHGLVGCNGAGKSTLMKVLAGAVPHYEGQIRVDSREVRLESPRDSLKLGIAMVYQELSGIGQLSVAENLCLGRQPLNRWGTVDWSAMRRRAEECLAELQIQIDVRRRLDSYPLVIRQMVEIARGLHSGARILILDEPTSALSLPEARRLFELMDRLRQRGVAMVFISHFLEDVLAVCDRVTTLRDGRQVDTQPASALTRHAIIERMVGKEGDAANEETVEATLPSPSAAASRLDVQHFSRSGLFDDVSLSVKAGECLGLYGFVGAGHQELVQALAGAVTPESGQLQLDGQKLRTGDVPAAVRSGVVLVAADRGRTVARHAPVAHNATLAHLSRTLGRWITRRQEYVACRPLLERVGCRPPNPALKAGLLSGGNQQKVVFAKWLLGPIRVLLLEEPTRGMDVHAKSEVMQLAAEQQRSGAAVILASTEPELLLAHADRILTMSRGRITREFHSGKVTRQDLLHAAELS, encoded by the coding sequence ATGACAAATAGTCCGTCGTCAGCGGAAGCGCGACCCCTGCTCGACTGTCAGGCCATCACCGTCCGCTACAGCGGCGTGCCGGCGCTGCAGGACGTCGACTGGGATGTCCGTCCGGGCGAAGTTCACGGCCTCGTCGGCTGTAACGGCGCCGGCAAGAGCACGCTGATGAAAGTCCTCGCAGGCGCGGTGCCGCATTACGAAGGGCAGATCCGCGTCGACAGCCGCGAAGTCCGGCTGGAGTCGCCGCGCGATTCGCTGAAGCTCGGCATCGCGATGGTCTATCAGGAGCTGTCGGGTATCGGGCAGCTTTCCGTGGCGGAGAATCTCTGTCTCGGCCGGCAGCCGCTGAACCGCTGGGGGACGGTCGACTGGTCTGCGATGCGCCGCCGGGCGGAAGAGTGCCTGGCCGAGCTGCAGATTCAAATCGACGTCCGGCGGCGGCTCGATTCCTATCCTCTGGTGATCCGCCAGATGGTCGAGATTGCCCGCGGCCTTCACAGCGGCGCGCGGATTCTGATTCTGGATGAGCCGACCAGCGCGCTCAGCCTGCCGGAAGCCCGCCGGCTGTTCGAACTGATGGACCGGCTGCGGCAGCGCGGCGTGGCGATGGTGTTTATCAGCCATTTTCTCGAAGACGTCCTCGCCGTCTGCGACCGCGTCACCACGTTGCGCGACGGTCGGCAGGTCGATACGCAGCCGGCCAGTGCGCTGACCCGGCATGCGATCATCGAACGGATGGTTGGCAAAGAGGGGGACGCCGCGAATGAAGAAACGGTCGAAGCCACGTTGCCCTCCCCGTCGGCGGCAGCCAGTCGCCTGGACGTGCAGCACTTCTCACGCTCAGGCCTGTTTGATGACGTGTCCCTCAGTGTGAAAGCCGGCGAATGCCTCGGACTCTACGGCTTCGTGGGAGCCGGCCATCAGGAACTGGTGCAGGCCCTGGCGGGAGCCGTGACTCCCGAATCGGGGCAGCTTCAGCTCGACGGCCAGAAACTCCGTACGGGAGATGTTCCGGCGGCGGTCCGGTCCGGCGTGGTGCTGGTGGCGGCCGATCGGGGCCGAACGGTCGCCCGGCATGCGCCGGTGGCTCACAATGCGACTCTGGCACACCTGTCGCGCACGCTGGGGCGCTGGATCACCCGTCGCCAGGAATACGTCGCCTGCCGGCCGCTGCTGGAGCGGGTCGGCTGCCGACCGCCGAACCCGGCGCTGAAAGCCGGTTTGCTTTCGGGGGGGAATCAGCAGAAGGTGGTTTTTGCCAAGTGGCTGCTGGGGCCGATCCGCGTGCTGCTGCTGGAAGAGCCGACGCGCGGCATGGACGTCCATGCCAAATCCGAAGTGATGCAGCTCGCTGCCGAGCAGCAGCGGAGTGGGGCGGCGGTCATCCTGGCGTCGACCGAACCCGAACTGCTGCTGGCCCACGCAGACCGGATCCTGACGATGTCGCGCGGCCGGATCACGCGCGAATTCCATTCGGGCAAAGTGACGCGGCAGGATCTGCTGCATGCGGCGGAGTTATCGTAA
- a CDS encoding ABC transporter permease has protein sequence MTASAKTPELPLQRRYDIADFAPFITLAVLMVLFSVVAENFLSLRTLTIMLQQGAVLAIVATGLTFVLLAAEIDLSVGMVALLAACLCGVLWEQPWAAGPQSLADGPPPVVSLWTLLRVLVPPLLLVLALGALTGVLTVSSGLPSFIISLAMMNIALGLSRFLTGSRKFSVPQLLQELGNGSWQLPLGFRCPKSAAVAAVVLLVAHLVLQHLRFGRFVYMTGGNREAARLSGVPTNRIIVACLSISAVTAGLGGMLNAGRLNSVSLDQNADLLLNAVACVVLGGTSLFGGEGGIGRTLIGVATFMVLQVGLNLINVVRLVKSWPLSPAWKEWALQSSVVTQFDMLRPFLLGVALLLALVIQGRLLARRRG, from the coding sequence ATGACAGCCTCTGCGAAGACTCCCGAGCTGCCTTTGCAGCGGCGTTATGACATCGCCGACTTTGCGCCCTTCATCACGCTGGCGGTGCTGATGGTCCTGTTCAGCGTGGTGGCGGAGAATTTTCTTTCGCTGCGCACGCTGACGATCATGCTGCAGCAGGGGGCCGTGCTGGCGATCGTCGCTACCGGGCTGACGTTCGTCCTGCTGGCGGCGGAGATCGATCTTTCCGTGGGCATGGTGGCCCTGCTGGCGGCCTGCCTGTGCGGCGTCCTCTGGGAGCAGCCCTGGGCTGCCGGGCCGCAATCGCTGGCTGACGGGCCTCCGCCGGTCGTTTCGCTCTGGACTCTGCTGCGAGTTCTCGTGCCGCCTCTACTGCTGGTGCTCGCGCTTGGGGCCTTGACCGGCGTGCTCACGGTCAGCTCGGGGTTGCCGAGTTTTATCATCTCCCTGGCGATGATGAATATCGCGCTGGGACTGTCTCGCTTTCTGACCGGCAGCCGGAAGTTCTCCGTGCCGCAGCTGCTGCAGGAACTGGGGAACGGCTCCTGGCAGTTGCCGCTCGGCTTCCGGTGCCCGAAGAGCGCCGCCGTGGCCGCGGTCGTGCTGCTGGTTGCGCACCTCGTGCTGCAGCATCTGCGGTTCGGCCGGTTTGTCTACATGACGGGAGGGAATCGGGAAGCCGCCCGGCTGTCGGGTGTTCCCACCAATCGCATCATTGTGGCGTGTCTGTCGATCTCAGCGGTGACAGCGGGGCTGGGGGGCATGCTCAATGCCGGCCGGCTCAACAGCGTGAGCCTCGATCAGAACGCCGACCTGCTGCTCAACGCAGTCGCCTGTGTGGTCCTCGGAGGGACGAGCCTGTTCGGCGGGGAAGGGGGGATCGGCCGGACGCTGATCGGCGTGGCGACCTTCATGGTGCTGCAGGTCGGGCTGAATCTGATCAACGTTGTCCGGCTGGTGAAGTCCTGGCCCCTCTCGCCGGCATGGAAGGAGTGGGCGCTGCAGTCGTCGGTGGTGACGCAGTTCGACATGCTCCGACCCTTCCTGCTCGGCGTGGCCCTGCTGCTGGCGCTGGTGATTCAGGGACGATTACTGGCCCGGCGAAGAGGATGA
- a CDS encoding RNA polymerase sigma factor, with protein MTESDCGLPDEPAAGAPERLTPQRVRELHDLWSGEVRAFLWGLTRNGEQAEELLQVTFGRLVEAGHTARDESIRGWLFRVAYNETMLWRRRTGVQERGLRKVAPDAKQHEDGVPWAGLVRSEEADRVRQALATLPAEQRRVVEQRIYEEKTFAQIAGDLQLPIGTVLTRMRLALSKLQQRLRDE; from the coding sequence TTGACGGAATCAGACTGCGGTCTGCCGGACGAGCCCGCTGCCGGTGCGCCAGAACGTCTGACCCCACAACGAGTTCGGGAACTGCACGACCTGTGGTCGGGCGAAGTCCGGGCCTTTCTGTGGGGGCTGACCCGCAACGGCGAACAGGCGGAAGAACTGCTGCAGGTGACGTTCGGTCGGCTGGTGGAAGCCGGCCATACCGCACGCGACGAATCGATCCGGGGCTGGCTGTTCCGGGTTGCCTATAACGAGACAATGCTCTGGCGACGGCGGACAGGAGTTCAGGAGCGAGGGCTGCGGAAAGTCGCTCCGGATGCCAAACAACACGAAGACGGGGTCCCTTGGGCCGGTCTGGTGCGATCTGAAGAGGCGGATCGCGTGCGGCAGGCGCTGGCGACCCTGCCGGCGGAACAGCGACGGGTTGTGGAACAGCGGATTTACGAAGAGAAGACGTTTGCCCAGATCGCCGGGGATCTGCAACTCCCGATCGGAACGGTGCTGACGCGAATGCGTCTGGCTCTGAGCAAACTGCAGCAGCGATTGCGGGACGAATAG
- a CDS encoding DUF1549 domain-containing protein has translation MRCTWSIAFLMAAATNLPGADERAPIDTRYGDDAVKEQPDFRQHVVPLMGKLGCNGRACHGSFQGQGGFRLSLFGYDFKADHENLLAGDEPRINKAEPVQSLVLTKPLQEIPHEGGTRLEKGTWQYRVMRKWLEDGAVGVTDKTAEFVKLEVTPGELVAKQRGDTWQLKAIAVWSDGTREDVTPLCRFQSNNDQVATIEQSGKVTATGPGDSHVVAFYDNGVVPIPVIHPVSDKIGPNYPSVPTPTKIDELVVEKLKKLGEVPSELNSDADFLRRVSLDMTGTLPTAVETTAFLADASADKRAKKIDELLERPGYAAWWATKFCDWTGNNERYNQNNGPDRRTVASQAWYEWVRVRFEKNMPYDEIVEGIVLARSRLDDESYEDYCKRMSSYQHKEGEASFADQPYLPYYWSRSNFRSTEERALGFAYSFLGVRIQCAQCHKHPFDQWTKDDFDRFEGFFARVTYGSAPGTRDDEQKMMADLGVDTKNQNANQQANELIKLVNQGKTVPYRETFIPAPQNPNRRADAKKDKNKKRPQLVAGRTATVLGGDEIKIDEMEDPRQALMDWMRDDANPYFARAIVNRVWAGYFNVGIVEPPDDLSLANPPSNEALLDYLADQFQAHGYDMKWLHREIANSRTYQLSWQTNETNRLDERNFARAVPRRIPAEVTYDAIRVATASDEEAAKLQSSVKGRAVADPIVSPQGRGNANYALTVFGRSIRESNCDCDRSMEPSLLQTVYLKNDQELLTMISRKGGWVDQMVRGSSAAADLEEESATARRNAERVVDRMENRLKKAKANGKDELVKQAEQELAAAKKRAAELRKIAEKADDEKVAVRDEAQIASIVNQAYLRTLNRPPVDDEAKRAAAYFHENGDLAVATRDLLWALLNTKEFVVNH, from the coding sequence ATGCGATGCACTTGGTCGATCGCCTTCCTGATGGCGGCGGCAACGAACCTGCCGGGGGCTGACGAACGGGCGCCGATCGACACGCGGTACGGCGACGACGCGGTGAAGGAGCAGCCCGACTTCCGGCAGCATGTCGTTCCGCTGATGGGGAAACTGGGCTGCAACGGCCGGGCCTGCCACGGGTCGTTCCAGGGACAGGGGGGATTCCGCCTGTCTCTGTTCGGATACGACTTCAAAGCCGACCACGAGAACCTGCTGGCCGGCGATGAGCCGCGGATCAACAAGGCCGAGCCGGTTCAGAGCCTGGTCCTCACCAAGCCGCTGCAGGAAATTCCTCACGAGGGGGGCACCCGGCTCGAAAAGGGGACCTGGCAGTATCGCGTGATGCGGAAGTGGCTGGAGGACGGCGCCGTCGGCGTCACGGACAAGACCGCAGAGTTCGTGAAGCTGGAAGTCACGCCCGGCGAACTGGTGGCGAAACAGCGGGGCGACACCTGGCAGCTCAAGGCGATCGCCGTCTGGTCGGACGGAACGCGGGAAGATGTGACGCCGCTGTGCCGGTTCCAGAGCAACAATGACCAGGTGGCGACGATCGAACAGTCCGGCAAGGTGACTGCGACGGGGCCGGGGGATTCGCATGTCGTCGCCTTCTACGACAATGGGGTCGTGCCGATTCCGGTGATTCATCCGGTGTCCGACAAGATTGGGCCGAATTATCCCAGCGTGCCGACACCGACGAAGATCGACGAGCTGGTCGTCGAGAAGCTGAAGAAGCTGGGGGAAGTCCCGTCGGAACTGAACAGCGACGCCGACTTCCTGCGACGCGTGTCGCTGGACATGACTGGCACGCTGCCGACGGCGGTCGAGACGACGGCGTTTCTGGCGGACGCATCGGCCGACAAGCGAGCCAAGAAGATCGACGAGCTGCTGGAACGTCCCGGCTACGCCGCCTGGTGGGCGACGAAGTTCTGCGACTGGACGGGAAATAACGAGCGTTACAACCAGAACAATGGTCCGGACCGTCGGACGGTTGCGTCGCAGGCCTGGTACGAATGGGTCCGGGTCCGGTTCGAGAAGAACATGCCGTATGACGAGATCGTCGAAGGGATCGTGCTGGCCCGCAGCCGGCTCGACGACGAGTCGTACGAGGACTACTGCAAGCGGATGAGCAGCTATCAGCACAAGGAGGGCGAGGCCTCGTTCGCCGATCAGCCCTATCTGCCGTATTACTGGAGCCGGTCGAATTTCAGGTCCACCGAAGAGCGGGCGTTGGGATTTGCCTATTCGTTCCTGGGGGTGCGGATCCAGTGCGCCCAGTGCCACAAGCATCCGTTCGATCAATGGACCAAGGACGACTTTGACAGGTTCGAAGGATTCTTCGCCCGCGTCACGTACGGTTCCGCACCGGGCACTCGCGATGACGAGCAGAAGATGATGGCTGATCTGGGAGTTGATACGAAGAACCAGAACGCCAATCAGCAGGCCAACGAATTGATCAAGCTCGTCAATCAGGGCAAGACGGTTCCGTACCGGGAGACGTTCATCCCCGCTCCGCAGAATCCGAACCGACGGGCGGACGCGAAGAAGGACAAGAATAAGAAACGGCCGCAACTGGTCGCAGGTCGGACGGCTACGGTCCTGGGGGGCGACGAGATCAAGATTGACGAAATGGAGGATCCCCGGCAAGCGCTGATGGACTGGATGCGGGACGACGCCAACCCCTACTTCGCCCGGGCTATCGTGAACCGGGTCTGGGCCGGGTACTTCAACGTCGGGATCGTCGAACCGCCGGACGATTTGAGCCTGGCCAATCCGCCCAGCAACGAAGCCCTGCTGGATTATCTGGCGGATCAGTTCCAGGCGCACGGCTACGACATGAAGTGGCTGCACCGGGAAATCGCCAACAGCCGGACCTACCAGTTGAGCTGGCAGACGAACGAGACGAATCGGCTCGACGAACGGAACTTCGCCCGGGCGGTTCCCCGGCGGATTCCGGCCGAGGTGACTTACGACGCGATCCGTGTCGCGACGGCCAGCGACGAAGAGGCGGCCAAGTTGCAGTCCAGCGTGAAGGGGCGGGCTGTCGCCGATCCGATCGTTTCGCCGCAGGGCCGTGGCAACGCGAATTACGCCCTGACCGTGTTCGGCCGGTCGATCCGCGAGAGCAACTGCGACTGCGACCGCTCGATGGAGCCCAGCCTGCTGCAGACGGTCTACCTGAAGAACGACCAGGAACTGCTGACGATGATCAGCCGCAAGGGAGGCTGGGTCGATCAGATGGTCCGGGGTTCGTCGGCCGCCGCCGATTTGGAGGAGGAATCCGCCACCGCGCGGCGCAACGCCGAGCGGGTCGTCGATCGGATGGAGAACCGCCTGAAGAAGGCGAAGGCTAACGGGAAGGACGAGCTGGTCAAACAGGCCGAGCAGGAACTGGCGGCCGCGAAGAAGCGGGCGGCGGAGCTGCGGAAAATTGCCGAGAAGGCCGACGACGAGAAGGTGGCCGTCCGCGACGAAGCGCAGATCGCCTCGATCGTGAACCAGGCTTACCTGCGGACGCTGAATCGCCCGCCGGTGGATGACGAAGCCAAGCGGGCGGCGGCGTACTTCCACGAGAACGGCGATCTGGCAGTGGCCACTCGGGATCTGTTGTGGGCGCTGCTCAATACCAAAGAATTCGTGGTCAATCACTGA
- the mscL gene encoding large-conductance mechanosensitive channel protein MscL, giving the protein MGMISEFRQFIQRGNVMDMAVGVIMGAAFGKIVNSVVADVIMPPIGYLIGGVNFRDLKYTLPKIGVPVPNPEKPGEMMTATLPETAITYGNFLQTTFDFLIIAFCIFLLIKGMNRLNAKKAEEPPKPAEMPPQEKLLMEIRDLLKAQSE; this is encoded by the coding sequence ATGGGGATGATCTCGGAGTTTCGCCAGTTCATTCAACGCGGAAACGTCATGGACATGGCGGTCGGCGTGATCATGGGGGCCGCCTTCGGCAAGATCGTTAACTCGGTTGTCGCCGACGTGATCATGCCGCCGATCGGCTATCTGATTGGCGGCGTCAACTTTCGGGATCTGAAGTACACGTTGCCGAAGATCGGCGTTCCCGTGCCGAACCCGGAGAAACCGGGGGAAATGATGACCGCCACGCTGCCGGAGACGGCCATCACGTACGGCAACTTTCTGCAGACGACATTCGATTTTCTGATCATCGCGTTCTGCATTTTCCTGCTGATCAAAGGGATGAACCGACTGAATGCGAAGAAGGCCGAAGAGCCTCCCAAGCCGGCCGAAATGCCGCCGCAGGAAAAGTTGCTGATGGAAATCCGCGACCTGCTGAAGGCTCAGTCGGAGTGA
- a CDS encoding sugar ABC transporter substrate-binding protein, producing MSTPAPSRREFLERLTLGSTALAGMGLAGCAGQPAGEAVTGSGGGQKPLRACFSNAGLQSTWCTQGKRTAELWGKLLNVEIEWVDGEFDPERQRNKIDLIAGQNFDFCCFQAVQIDSLVEPVKQLKERGIPVISMDTLVVEMSKMRDVGVWCEVMPDHVKMAEMSAGYMLQKIGGKGKVIHIGGLSAHSGAKDRDQGFRNVVAKYPEVEVVGGGVRWCDWKKEKARETFEALLQQETTPIAGAFFHSDDMALGCIPSLKNSIHKDMVVAAVDGQKEGLDAIKSGDLASTAVNPVCLIHQMALIVGQFIVRNKEAIETVPEVIITPGPLVTRDDQQTLDAMYYLSADAHCLV from the coding sequence ATGTCCACTCCTGCCCCGTCCCGTCGTGAGTTCCTGGAACGCCTGACCCTCGGTTCGACCGCCCTGGCCGGCATGGGGCTCGCGGGATGCGCCGGTCAGCCTGCTGGGGAAGCCGTCACCGGTTCTGGCGGCGGCCAGAAGCCCCTCAGGGCCTGCTTTTCGAACGCCGGGCTGCAGAGTACCTGGTGTACCCAGGGAAAGCGGACGGCGGAGCTGTGGGGCAAGCTGCTCAATGTCGAAATCGAATGGGTCGACGGCGAATTCGACCCCGAACGGCAGCGGAACAAGATCGACCTGATCGCCGGGCAGAACTTCGATTTCTGCTGCTTCCAGGCGGTGCAGATCGACTCGCTTGTCGAGCCGGTCAAGCAGCTCAAGGAACGGGGGATTCCGGTCATTTCGATGGATACGCTCGTCGTCGAAATGAGCAAGATGCGCGACGTCGGCGTCTGGTGCGAAGTGATGCCCGACCACGTGAAGATGGCCGAAATGAGCGCCGGCTACATGCTGCAGAAGATCGGCGGCAAGGGGAAAGTGATCCACATCGGAGGGCTGAGCGCGCACAGCGGCGCCAAGGACCGCGACCAGGGCTTCCGGAATGTCGTCGCGAAGTACCCCGAGGTCGAAGTGGTCGGCGGCGGCGTCCGCTGGTGCGACTGGAAGAAGGAAAAGGCCCGCGAAACGTTCGAAGCGCTGCTGCAGCAGGAGACGACGCCGATCGCCGGCGCCTTCTTTCACAGCGACGACATGGCCCTGGGCTGCATTCCGTCGCTGAAGAATTCGATCCACAAAGACATGGTCGTGGCCGCCGTCGACGGACAGAAGGAAGGCCTCGACGCGATCAAGTCGGGCGATCTCGCCTCGACCGCCGTCAATCCGGTCTGCCTGATTCACCAGATGGCCCTGATCGTCGGCCAGTTCATCGTCCGCAACAAGGAGGCGATCGAGACCGTGCCCGAGGTGATCATCACCCCCGGTCCGCTGGTCACCCGCGACGACCAGCAGACGCTCGACGCGATGTATTACCTCTCGGCGGACGCTCACTGTCTGGTGTAG
- a CDS encoding DUF1501 domain-containing protein, with protein MAVHRTCDGMQRRDFLRVGVLGTSAVTLANYLQWSQAAEATGAKAKSAIFINLAGGPTHLDTFDMKPNSPSEYRGEFNPIQTNIPGIEISEHLPKLAQSMDKFVILRGITHSLAAHELGSQYVNTGNRPIPSLEFPGYGAVISKELGGPEELPANVAIPNTAQKTGYLGVRYAALSTGSTPKAGQPYSVRGVSLGGGLTVTEVERRQNLLSDLDQTFRAVEKDSQLLDGLDRFSEQAHTIITSRRARDAFNTALESPSFAEQFGDTPFGQSCLLASRLVESGVRFVTIQNGGWDTHNDGWTRLKNNLLPPLDAGLSALLNGLHQKGLLESTAVFVTGEFGRTPKINTQRVGRDHYARAMFMLMAGGGVKPGRVIGASDEKGLGPVGDGHSPDDVAASFYHNLGIDPKKEYQTNIGRPVMIVRDGNVIPELFA; from the coding sequence ATGGCGGTGCACCGGACCTGTGATGGGATGCAGCGGCGGGATTTCCTCCGCGTGGGTGTTCTGGGAACTTCGGCAGTGACGCTGGCCAATTACCTGCAATGGTCGCAGGCGGCGGAAGCGACCGGCGCGAAGGCGAAGTCGGCGATCTTCATCAATCTCGCGGGGGGGCCGACGCACCTCGACACGTTCGACATGAAGCCGAACTCTCCGTCGGAGTATCGGGGCGAATTCAACCCGATCCAGACCAACATCCCTGGAATCGAAATCTCCGAGCACCTGCCCAAGCTTGCCCAGAGCATGGACAAGTTCGTCATCCTGCGCGGCATTACGCATTCGCTGGCGGCTCACGAACTGGGCTCGCAATATGTGAATACCGGTAACCGGCCGATTCCCTCGCTCGAATTCCCCGGCTATGGCGCGGTCATCAGCAAAGAACTGGGCGGGCCGGAAGAGCTGCCGGCCAACGTGGCGATTCCCAATACCGCCCAGAAGACCGGCTACCTGGGGGTTCGTTACGCCGCGCTGAGCACCGGTTCGACGCCGAAGGCGGGCCAGCCCTACAGCGTCCGCGGCGTTTCGCTCGGCGGTGGCCTGACGGTCACGGAAGTTGAACGGCGGCAGAATCTGCTGAGCGATCTGGACCAGACTTTCCGGGCCGTTGAGAAGGACAGCCAGCTTCTGGATGGTCTGGACCGGTTCTCGGAGCAGGCCCATACCATCATCACGTCCCGGCGGGCGCGGGATGCCTTCAACACGGCCCTCGAATCCCCGTCGTTTGCCGAGCAGTTCGGCGACACGCCGTTCGGTCAGAGCTGCCTGCTGGCCAGCCGGCTGGTGGAATCGGGCGTGCGGTTTGTCACGATCCAGAACGGCGGCTGGGATACTCACAACGACGGCTGGACGCGGCTGAAGAACAACCTGCTGCCGCCGCTCGACGCCGGGCTGTCGGCCCTGCTGAACGGCCTGCACCAGAAAGGTCTGCTGGAATCGACCGCCGTCTTCGTAACGGGCGAATTCGGCCGGACGCCGAAGATCAACACGCAGCGGGTCGGACGCGACCACTACGCGCGGGCGATGTTCATGCTGATGGCGGGCGGCGGCGTGAAGCCGGGCCGGGTCATCGGCGCCAGCGACGAGAAGGGGCTTGGGCCGGTCGGCGACGGGCATTCGCCGGATGATGTGGCGGCTTCGTTCTACCACAATCTGGGCATCGATCCGAAGAAGGAATACCAAACGAACATCGGGCGGCCGGTGATGATTGTGCGAGACGGCAACGTGATTCCCGAGCTGTTCGCGTAA